In the Sus scrofa isolate TJ Tabasco breed Duroc chromosome 7, Sscrofa11.1, whole genome shotgun sequence genome, one interval contains:
- the PPIL1 gene encoding peptidyl-prolyl cis-trans isomerase-like 1 translates to MAAIPPDSWQPPNVYLETSMGIIVLELYWKHAPKTCKNFAELARRGYYNGTKFHRIIKDFMIQGGDPTGTGRGGASIYGKQFEDELHPDLKFTGAGILAMANAGPDTNGSQFFVTLAPTQWLDGKHTIFGRVCQGIGMVNRVGMVETNSQDRPVDDVKIIKAYPSG, encoded by the exons ATGGCGGCTATCCCTCCAGACTCCTGGCAGCCCCCCAACGTATACTTGGAGACCAG CATGGGGATCATTGTGCTGGAGCTGTACTGGAAGCATGCTCCAAAGACCTGTAAGAACTTCGCTGAATTGGCTCGTCGAGGTTACTACAATGGTACCAAATTCCACAGAATCATCAAAGACTTTATGATCCAGGGAGGTGACCCAACAGGAACAG GTCGAGGTGGTGCATCTATCTATGGCAAGCAGTTTGAAGATGAACTTCATCCCGACTTGAAATTCACAG GGGCTGGAATTCTCGCAATGGCCAATGCAGGGCCAGACACCAACGGCAGCCAGTTCTTTGTGACCCTGGCTCCCACGCAGTGGCTTGATGGCAAACACACCATTTTTGGCCGTGTGTGCCAGGGGATAGGGATGGTGAATCGAGTAGGAATGGTGGAAACAAACTCCCAAGACCGCCCCGTGGACGATGTGAAGATCATTAAGGCGTACCCTTCTGGGTAG